The following proteins are encoded in a genomic region of Triticum dicoccoides isolate Atlit2015 ecotype Zavitan chromosome 1B, WEW_v2.0, whole genome shotgun sequence:
- the LOC119349499 gene encoding cell number regulator 2-like — protein MYPKPEDGPATGFPMSGGTARTGGGPGAYYQAAPATAAFAMQAAQAPLAAWSTGLCDCFDDCGNCCITCLCPCITFGQVAEIIDRGSTSCGASGALYALIMLLTGCQCVYSCFYRAKMRAHYGLQESPCADCCIHWCCEPCALCQEYRELKKRGFDMNLGWHANMERQGRTPATMPPLMHPGMTR, from the exons ATGTACCCCAAGCCGGAGGACGGCCCGGCGACGGGGTTCCCGATGAGCGGCGGCACGGCCCGCACGGGCGGCGGGCCGGGCGCGTACTACCaggcggcgccggcgacggcggcgttcGCGATGCAGGCGGCGCAGGCGCCGCTGGCGGCGTGGTCGACGGGGCTGTGCGACTGCTTCGACGACTGCGGCAACTGCTGCATCACGTGCCTGTGCCCGTGCATCACGTTCGGGCAGGTGGCGGAGATCATCGACCGCGGGTCGACGTCGTGCGGGGCGAGCGGCGCGCTCTACGCGCTCATCATGCTGCTCACGGGCTGCCAGTGCGTCTACTCCTGCTTCTACCGCGCCAAGATGCGCGCCCACTACGGCCTCCAGGAGAGCCCCTGCGCCGACTGCTGCATCCACTGGTGCTGCGAGCCATGCGCGCTCTGCCAGGAGTACCGCGAGCTCAAGAAGAGAGGCTTCGACATGAACCTCG GATGGCACGCCAACATGGAGAGGCAAGGACGCACCCCGGCGACCATGCCGCCCCTCATGCACCCAGGGATGACCCGTTGA